From the Anomalospiza imberbis isolate Cuckoo-Finch-1a 21T00152 chromosome W unlocalized genomic scaffold, ASM3175350v1 scaffold_31, whole genome shotgun sequence genome, one window contains:
- the LOC137465585 gene encoding LOW QUALITY PROTEIN: endogenous retroviral envelope protein HEMO-like (The sequence of the model RefSeq protein was modified relative to this genomic sequence to represent the inferred CDS: inserted 2 bases in 1 codon; substituted 1 base at 1 genomic stop codon), with product MTSYMVALGKQLNKIENYVLCGDGQARKSLFHYWDGSCTLGYVIPQDSIFNHFHPPPGINRTPWRKTHSVTLNRRIEKPSGFHSFVHWLFPQLGVSELEKAIXNISAIIKKLVNLTIDALQGLQIEVSSLSKVVIQNCMALDLLTAKERGVCIRINQTCCPYINQEKWVETDIQQIGEKTKILHMVTQDDTSWGFTNIWEKLTSWLPNLNXLRQLFATIGN from the exons TTATgtggagatggtcaggccagaAAGTCCTTATTCCATTACTGGGATGGAAGTTGTACTTTAGGATATGTGATTCCCCAAGATTCCATATTCAACCACTTTCATCCACCTCCAGGAATTAATAGAACCCCCTGGAGAAAAACACACAGTGTCACATTGAATCGTCGTATAGAAAAGCCTTCAGGCTTTCACAGTTTTGTACACTGGCTATTTCCCCAACTTGGTGTAAGTGAATTAGAAAAAGCTAT TAACATCTCAGCCATAATAAAGAAGCTTGTAAACTTGACAATAGATGCCCTTCAGGGGCTCCAAATTGAAGTATCATCCCTAAGCAAAGTAGTAATACAAAACTGCATGGCCTTAGATCTTTTGACTGCAAAAGAAAGAGGAGTATGTATAAGAATAAATCAAACCTGTTGTCCTTATATAAACCAGGAGAAATGGGTTGAAACAGACATACAGCAGATTGGGGAAAAGACTAAAATTCTGCATATGGTAACCCAAGATGACACCTCATGGGGATTTACTAACATATGGGAAAAACTTACATCTTGGCTTCCTAACCTAAATTAGTTAAGACAGTTGTTTGCAACAATA